In Scophthalmus maximus strain ysfricsl-2021 chromosome 5, ASM2237912v1, whole genome shotgun sequence, a single window of DNA contains:
- the LOC118310923 gene encoding tripartite motif-containing protein 16-like protein, with product MAAATISIEQDQFCCSVCLEVLRDPVTIPCGHSYCLGCIEDYWDRAKQKGQPSCPQCRQLFHPRPLLSRNTVLGEVLEKFQQTALQAQHSTRPGEGKCSVCTRGRSRGVKSGPVRPDSLCAAHLRVHEERGHGKHHKAVPSSGQPREKLCPQHDKPLGLYCRTDQQSVCSRCVKGRHSGHDAVPLADERTAQQKKLQEASLKSAQRLKDAEKELRYIIRNVKHSTDAAVEESERIFSRLIRSMEKQSCEVKELIRLQERAAVSHAEELLEKLQREISELRRTDAELEKLCRAEDHLHFIQKSKSFNFPTTALEMPNTDAPTYLMYKTTREALARLKESVDETLEREFNRISEKVNSLKEICNQRTSEKTKATNADTALNSEPKTRDDFLQYYNDISLDPNTANPYLCFSDGRRGVSTRSEPQPYPDHPDRFTSWAQVLCRAGMAGRCYWEVEWAGKGGVSVGVCYKSMSRGGGGSDSKLGHNAKSWSLDCSHSACSFQHNKESVSIAAAGCSRIGVYLDLRGGTMSFYDVSDTMVLLHTVKATFTQPVYPGFWVGLGSTLNLCSP from the exons ATGGCAGCGGCGACTATTTCTATTGAACAAGACCAGTTTTGCTGCTCGGTGTGCCTGGAGGTTTTGAGGGACCCCGTGACGATCCCGTGTGGACACAGCTACTGTCTGGGCTGCATCGAGGACTACTGGGATAGGGCCAAGCAGAAGGGCCAGCCCAGCTGCCCCCAGTGCAGGCAGCTGTTCCATCCGAGACCCCTGCTGAGCAGAAACACGGTCCTGGGCGAAGTGCTGGAGAAGTTTCAGCAGACTGCCCTTCAAGCCCAGCACTCGACCAGACCCGGCGAGGGGAAATGCAGCGTTTGTACAAGGGGAAGGAGCAGAGGGGTCAAATCCGGCCCGGTGCGCCCGGACTCGCTCTGTGCGGCTCACCTGAGAGTCCACGAGGAACGCGGTCACGGAAAGCACCACAAAGCGGTCCCGTCCTCGGGTCAGCCGAGAGAGAAGCTGTGTCCGCAGCACGACAAACCGCTGGGGCTGTACTGCCGCACCGACCAGCAGAGTGTGTGCTCCAGGTGTGTGAAAGGGAGACACAGCGGCCATGATGCAGTCCCGCTGGCGGACGAGAGGACGGCACAACAG AAAAAACTCCAAGAAGCCTCCCTGAAGTCTGCGCAGAGATTGAAGGACGCGGAGAAGGAGCTTAGATACATCATCAGAAACGTTAAG CACTCCACAGACGCAGcggtggaggagagcgagaggatTTTCTCCAGGCTGATCCGCTCCATGGAGAAACAGAGCTGCGAGGTGAAGGAGCTGATCCGGCTGCAGGAGAGAGCGGCCGTCAGTCACgccgaggagctgctggagaagttGCAGAGGGAGATATCGGAGCTGAGGAGGACGGACGCCGAGCTGGAGAAGCTGTGCCGCGCTGAGGATCACCTCCACTTCATCCAG AAGTCCAAGTCTTTTAATTTCCCGACAACGGCCTTGGAGATGCCCAACACTGACGCACCaacatatttaatgtacaaaaCCACGAGAGAAGCTCTGGCCAGGCTGAAGGAAAGCGTGGACGAGACACTGGAAAGAGAATTCAACAGAATCTCCGAAAAGG TAAATTCACTGAAGGAAATCTGCAATCAAAGAACCTCTGAAAAGACCAAAG CAACAAATGCCGACACAGCATTGAACTCAGAACCGAAGACGAGAGACGATTTCCTACAAT ATTACAACGACATAAGTCTGGATCCAAACACAGCCAATCCTTATCTGTGCTTCTCTGACGGTCGGAGAGGCGTGAGCACACGTTCGGAGCCGCAGCCCTACCCGGACCACCCGGACCGCTTCACCAGCTGGGCCCAGGTGCTGTGCAGAGCCGGGATGGCCGGCCGCTGCTACTGGGAGGTAGAGTGGGCTGGAAAAGGTGGCGTCTCCGTCGGCGTCTGCTACAAAAGCATGagcagaggcggaggagggagcgACAGCAAGCTGGGGCACAACGCCAAGTCCTGGAGCCTGGACTGCTCTCACTCGGCCTGCTCGTTTCAGCACAACAAGGAGAGCGTGAGCATCGCCGCCGCCGGCTGCAGCAGGATCGGAGTGTATCTGGACCTCAGAGGTGGGACCATGTCTTTCTACGATGTTTCTGATACGATGGTTTTACTTCACACAGTAAAGGCCACATTCACCCAGCCGGTATACCCAGGGTTCTGGGTGGGATTAGGTTCAACTCTGAATCTGTGTTCTCCTTAA
- the eef1da gene encoding eukaryotic translation elongation factor 1 delta a (guanine nucleotide exchange protein) isoform X2, with protein MDQSGQNPQQRGVPPHAVPVSALRRDNGPTLERGIISGDNVQFGRLRRDPRLSQSESQSSGAEDECLSSSLEASVSYGQSPKLQGMQAEVNWYNHGAYEQAEGSYHRRLASHNKGPLSSSPRSPNARGSLTFHARRGGNPQQSQAQPVATVKASGTPHRQSSRGRNRTSSETEQGGKGSRGPHQRKRGPSETEGRPRWDNTKMSGLQCLAAENIWFDKQRYDEAETRFYEGANGPATQQFQSSSHAAGDQELVSRMKSLELENNSLHKVVVEMRAALQKLESRVAVLEKNPAPAAVPCAKTVPVQAAPAKVENGDDDDDDDDIDLFGSDDEDEEAERLKQERLDAYAAKKAKKPTLIAKSSILLDVKPWDDETDMGKLEECVRSVQMDGLLWGASKLVPVGYGIKKLQINCVVEDDKVGTDILEEEIVKFEDFIQSVDVAAFNKI; from the exons atggatcAGTCTGGGCAAAACCCTCAGCAAAGAGGAGTCCCTCCTCATGCCGTACCAGTCAGCGCCCTCAGGCGAGACAACGGCCCCACTCTGGAGAGAGGCATCATCAGCGGAGACAACGTGCAGTTCGGGAGGCTGCGCCGTGACCCGCGTCTGTCCCAGTCCGAGAGCCAGAGCTCTGGGGCCGAAGACGAGTGTTTGAGCTCCTCCTTGGAGGCGAGCGTCTCTTACGGCCAGAGCCCGAAACTGCAGGGCATGCAGGCGGAAGTAAACTGGTACAACCACGGCGCCTACGAGCAGGCCGAGGGCAGCTACCATCGGCGACTCGCCTCTCACAACAAAGGGCCGCTGTCCTCCTCCCCGCGGAGCCCGAACGCCAGAGGCTCCTTAACCTTCCACGCCAGACGCGGCGGCAATCCGCAGCAGTCTCAGGCGCAGCCTGTCGCCACGGTGAAGGCCTCTGGCACCCCTCACCGCCAGTCCAGTAGAGGCCGCAACCGCACCTCCTCTGAGACGGAGCAGGGGGGCAAGGGCAGCCGGGGGCCAcaccagaggaagaggggcCCCTCTGAGACAGAAGGCAGGCCCAGATGGGACAA TACCAAGATGAGTGGACTCCAGTGCCTCGCCGCAGAGAACATCTGGTTCGACAAACAGCGCTACGATGAGGCGGAGACGCGCTTCTACGAGGGCGCCAACGGCCCGGCCACACAGCAGTTCCAG TCATCCTCACATGCAGCAGGAGACCAGGAGCTGGTTTCACGCATGAAGAGCCTCGAGCTAGAAAACAATTCTCTgcataaag TGGTGGTGGAGATGAGAGCAGCTCTGCAGAAGCTGGAGTCCAGAGTAgctgtgctggaaaaaaaccctgcaccAGCAGCCGTCCCTTGTGCTAAG acTGTTCCAGTTCAGGCTGCTCCAGCCAAAGTAGAAAATggcgatgatgacgacgacgacgacgacattgACTTGTTcggcagtgatgatgaagatgaggaggcagaGCGCCTGAAGCAGGAGCGCCTGGATGCGTATGCAGCCAAGAAGGCCAAGAAACCCACCCTCATTGCCAAGTCCTCAATCCTGTTGGACGTCAAACCT TGGGACGATGAGACGGACATGGGGAAGCTGGAGGAGTGCGTGCGCTCGGTGCAGATGGACGGCCTCCTGTGGGGAGCATCCAAACTGGTGCCGGTGGGCTACGGCATCAAGAAGCTGCAGATCAACTGCGTGGTCGAGGACGACAAGGTCGGCACCGACATCCTCGAGGAGGAGATCGTCAAGTTTGAGGACTTT ATCCAGAGTGTAGATGTCGCTGCCTTCAATAAGATCTAA
- the eef1da gene encoding eukaryotic translation elongation factor 1 delta a (guanine nucleotide exchange protein) isoform X1 translates to MDQSGQNPQQRGVPPHAVPVSALRRDNGPTLERGIISGDNVQFGRLRRDPRLSQSESQSSGAEDECLSSSLEASVSYGQSPKLQGMQAEVNWYNHGAYEQAEGSYHRRLASHNKGPLSSSPRSPNARGSLTFHARRGGNPQQSQAQPVATVKASGTPHRQSSRGRNRTSSETEQGGKGSRGPHQRKRGPSETEGRPRWDNTKMSGLQCLAAENIWFDKQRYDEAETRFYEGANGPATQQFQVKTALQHVKGRPQKRQHRNSSSHAAGDQELVSRMKSLELENNSLHKVVVEMRAALQKLESRVAVLEKNPAPAAVPCAKTVPVQAAPAKVENGDDDDDDDDIDLFGSDDEDEEAERLKQERLDAYAAKKAKKPTLIAKSSILLDVKPWDDETDMGKLEECVRSVQMDGLLWGASKLVPVGYGIKKLQINCVVEDDKVGTDILEEEIVKFEDFIQSVDVAAFNKI, encoded by the exons atggatcAGTCTGGGCAAAACCCTCAGCAAAGAGGAGTCCCTCCTCATGCCGTACCAGTCAGCGCCCTCAGGCGAGACAACGGCCCCACTCTGGAGAGAGGCATCATCAGCGGAGACAACGTGCAGTTCGGGAGGCTGCGCCGTGACCCGCGTCTGTCCCAGTCCGAGAGCCAGAGCTCTGGGGCCGAAGACGAGTGTTTGAGCTCCTCCTTGGAGGCGAGCGTCTCTTACGGCCAGAGCCCGAAACTGCAGGGCATGCAGGCGGAAGTAAACTGGTACAACCACGGCGCCTACGAGCAGGCCGAGGGCAGCTACCATCGGCGACTCGCCTCTCACAACAAAGGGCCGCTGTCCTCCTCCCCGCGGAGCCCGAACGCCAGAGGCTCCTTAACCTTCCACGCCAGACGCGGCGGCAATCCGCAGCAGTCTCAGGCGCAGCCTGTCGCCACGGTGAAGGCCTCTGGCACCCCTCACCGCCAGTCCAGTAGAGGCCGCAACCGCACCTCCTCTGAGACGGAGCAGGGGGGCAAGGGCAGCCGGGGGCCAcaccagaggaagaggggcCCCTCTGAGACAGAAGGCAGGCCCAGATGGGACAA TACCAAGATGAGTGGACTCCAGTGCCTCGCCGCAGAGAACATCTGGTTCGACAAACAGCGCTACGATGAGGCGGAGACGCGCTTCTACGAGGGCGCCAACGGCCCGGCCACACAGCAGTTCCAG GTGAAAACGGCCCTGCAGCACGTCAAAGGGCGCCCGCAGAAACGGCAGCACAGAAAC TCATCCTCACATGCAGCAGGAGACCAGGAGCTGGTTTCACGCATGAAGAGCCTCGAGCTAGAAAACAATTCTCTgcataaag TGGTGGTGGAGATGAGAGCAGCTCTGCAGAAGCTGGAGTCCAGAGTAgctgtgctggaaaaaaaccctgcaccAGCAGCCGTCCCTTGTGCTAAG acTGTTCCAGTTCAGGCTGCTCCAGCCAAAGTAGAAAATggcgatgatgacgacgacgacgacgacattgACTTGTTcggcagtgatgatgaagatgaggaggcagaGCGCCTGAAGCAGGAGCGCCTGGATGCGTATGCAGCCAAGAAGGCCAAGAAACCCACCCTCATTGCCAAGTCCTCAATCCTGTTGGACGTCAAACCT TGGGACGATGAGACGGACATGGGGAAGCTGGAGGAGTGCGTGCGCTCGGTGCAGATGGACGGCCTCCTGTGGGGAGCATCCAAACTGGTGCCGGTGGGCTACGGCATCAAGAAGCTGCAGATCAACTGCGTGGTCGAGGACGACAAGGTCGGCACCGACATCCTCGAGGAGGAGATCGTCAAGTTTGAGGACTTT ATCCAGAGTGTAGATGTCGCTGCCTTCAATAAGATCTAA
- the eef1da gene encoding eukaryotic translation elongation factor 1 delta a (guanine nucleotide exchange protein) isoform X5 — MSGLQCLAAENIWFDKQRYDEAETRFYEGANGPATQQFQSSSHAAGDQELVSRMKSLELENNSLHKVVVEMRAALQKLESRVAVLEKNPAPAAVPCAKTVPVQAAPAKVENGDDDDDDDDIDLFGSDDEDEEAERLKQERLDAYAAKKAKKPTLIAKSSILLDVKPWDDETDMGKLEECVRSVQMDGLLWGASKLVPVGYGIKKLQINCVVEDDKVGTDILEEEIVKFEDFIQSVDVAAFNKI; from the exons ATGAGTGGACTCCAGTGCCTCGCCGCAGAGAACATCTGGTTCGACAAACAGCGCTACGATGAGGCGGAGACGCGCTTCTACGAGGGCGCCAACGGCCCGGCCACACAGCAGTTCCAG TCATCCTCACATGCAGCAGGAGACCAGGAGCTGGTTTCACGCATGAAGAGCCTCGAGCTAGAAAACAATTCTCTgcataaag TGGTGGTGGAGATGAGAGCAGCTCTGCAGAAGCTGGAGTCCAGAGTAgctgtgctggaaaaaaaccctgcaccAGCAGCCGTCCCTTGTGCTAAG acTGTTCCAGTTCAGGCTGCTCCAGCCAAAGTAGAAAATggcgatgatgacgacgacgacgacgacattgACTTGTTcggcagtgatgatgaagatgaggaggcagaGCGCCTGAAGCAGGAGCGCCTGGATGCGTATGCAGCCAAGAAGGCCAAGAAACCCACCCTCATTGCCAAGTCCTCAATCCTGTTGGACGTCAAACCT TGGGACGATGAGACGGACATGGGGAAGCTGGAGGAGTGCGTGCGCTCGGTGCAGATGGACGGCCTCCTGTGGGGAGCATCCAAACTGGTGCCGGTGGGCTACGGCATCAAGAAGCTGCAGATCAACTGCGTGGTCGAGGACGACAAGGTCGGCACCGACATCCTCGAGGAGGAGATCGTCAAGTTTGAGGACTTT ATCCAGAGTGTAGATGTCGCTGCCTTCAATAAGATCTAA
- the eef1da gene encoding eukaryotic translation elongation factor 1 delta a (guanine nucleotide exchange protein) isoform X4, whose protein sequence is MPKSSTKMSGLQCLAAENIWFDKQRYDEAETRFYEGANGPATQQFQSSSHAAGDQELVSRMKSLELENNSLHKVVVEMRAALQKLESRVAVLEKNPAPAAVPCAKTVPVQAAPAKVENGDDDDDDDDIDLFGSDDEDEEAERLKQERLDAYAAKKAKKPTLIAKSSILLDVKPWDDETDMGKLEECVRSVQMDGLLWGASKLVPVGYGIKKLQINCVVEDDKVGTDILEEEIVKFEDFIQSVDVAAFNKI, encoded by the exons ATGCCAAAATCAAG TACCAAGATGAGTGGACTCCAGTGCCTCGCCGCAGAGAACATCTGGTTCGACAAACAGCGCTACGATGAGGCGGAGACGCGCTTCTACGAGGGCGCCAACGGCCCGGCCACACAGCAGTTCCAG TCATCCTCACATGCAGCAGGAGACCAGGAGCTGGTTTCACGCATGAAGAGCCTCGAGCTAGAAAACAATTCTCTgcataaag TGGTGGTGGAGATGAGAGCAGCTCTGCAGAAGCTGGAGTCCAGAGTAgctgtgctggaaaaaaaccctgcaccAGCAGCCGTCCCTTGTGCTAAG acTGTTCCAGTTCAGGCTGCTCCAGCCAAAGTAGAAAATggcgatgatgacgacgacgacgacgacattgACTTGTTcggcagtgatgatgaagatgaggaggcagaGCGCCTGAAGCAGGAGCGCCTGGATGCGTATGCAGCCAAGAAGGCCAAGAAACCCACCCTCATTGCCAAGTCCTCAATCCTGTTGGACGTCAAACCT TGGGACGATGAGACGGACATGGGGAAGCTGGAGGAGTGCGTGCGCTCGGTGCAGATGGACGGCCTCCTGTGGGGAGCATCCAAACTGGTGCCGGTGGGCTACGGCATCAAGAAGCTGCAGATCAACTGCGTGGTCGAGGACGACAAGGTCGGCACCGACATCCTCGAGGAGGAGATCGTCAAGTTTGAGGACTTT ATCCAGAGTGTAGATGTCGCTGCCTTCAATAAGATCTAA
- the eef1da gene encoding eukaryotic translation elongation factor 1 delta a (guanine nucleotide exchange protein) isoform X3 — protein sequence MPKSSTKMSGLQCLAAENIWFDKQRYDEAETRFYEGANGPATQQFQVKTALQHVKGRPQKRQHRNSSSHAAGDQELVSRMKSLELENNSLHKVVVEMRAALQKLESRVAVLEKNPAPAAVPCAKTVPVQAAPAKVENGDDDDDDDDIDLFGSDDEDEEAERLKQERLDAYAAKKAKKPTLIAKSSILLDVKPWDDETDMGKLEECVRSVQMDGLLWGASKLVPVGYGIKKLQINCVVEDDKVGTDILEEEIVKFEDFIQSVDVAAFNKI from the exons ATGCCAAAATCAAG TACCAAGATGAGTGGACTCCAGTGCCTCGCCGCAGAGAACATCTGGTTCGACAAACAGCGCTACGATGAGGCGGAGACGCGCTTCTACGAGGGCGCCAACGGCCCGGCCACACAGCAGTTCCAG GTGAAAACGGCCCTGCAGCACGTCAAAGGGCGCCCGCAGAAACGGCAGCACAGAAAC TCATCCTCACATGCAGCAGGAGACCAGGAGCTGGTTTCACGCATGAAGAGCCTCGAGCTAGAAAACAATTCTCTgcataaag TGGTGGTGGAGATGAGAGCAGCTCTGCAGAAGCTGGAGTCCAGAGTAgctgtgctggaaaaaaaccctgcaccAGCAGCCGTCCCTTGTGCTAAG acTGTTCCAGTTCAGGCTGCTCCAGCCAAAGTAGAAAATggcgatgatgacgacgacgacgacgacattgACTTGTTcggcagtgatgatgaagatgaggaggcagaGCGCCTGAAGCAGGAGCGCCTGGATGCGTATGCAGCCAAGAAGGCCAAGAAACCCACCCTCATTGCCAAGTCCTCAATCCTGTTGGACGTCAAACCT TGGGACGATGAGACGGACATGGGGAAGCTGGAGGAGTGCGTGCGCTCGGTGCAGATGGACGGCCTCCTGTGGGGAGCATCCAAACTGGTGCCGGTGGGCTACGGCATCAAGAAGCTGCAGATCAACTGCGTGGTCGAGGACGACAAGGTCGGCACCGACATCCTCGAGGAGGAGATCGTCAAGTTTGAGGACTTT ATCCAGAGTGTAGATGTCGCTGCCTTCAATAAGATCTAA